One Hydrogenispora ethanolica DNA segment encodes these proteins:
- a CDS encoding DEAD/DEAH box helicase produces the protein MKLNLKWVSETIGEDYKNWTNGAVIRIEAQTGTGKTEFIKTKLLEHAINNGKRILYICNRINLKRQMKIDVARKQNIEMNYNEFDVLDSLEEIGNITITSYQKIQYYLLNERHQLNYNDVYTRYLNFDYIVLDEAHYIVQDASFANETVFFYRDYLKQCNKNCITILVSATMDYIKEPLLEEIYADSERKIYNYTTGIDYSYINAYYFNKYEDIITTINNDNSGNKWLIFINNLNKAKEINGKIKGSKFICSEYNQYASQMDKDELDNIIINNRFECKCLIATKVIDNGININDSLLTNIVIIALDKVDFIQMLGRKRIDIKEAQNINLYIMARYKKTFSTLIYDNYNPAESLVGLWRENRNKFDRRFDTKIDELGKYKNLFYKDKDGWQLNEIGYLIMLKHKMFCEYMLKQFEEMGEDAFICEQLKWINLKYEKENWIKEVINIEKVNNLEEYLESVIGKRLYKNEQKELIDIIGLKDKLGRIQKSIRQFNAYFEANRIPYIIISKTSSRLINEGQKKSIRFWEVISIDNDLEIPQNL, from the coding sequence ATGAAACTTAATCTAAAATGGGTAAGTGAAACAATTGGAGAGGATTATAAGAATTGGACAAATGGTGCAGTTATAAGAATAGAGGCTCAAACAGGCACGGGAAAAACTGAATTTATTAAAACTAAATTATTAGAACATGCTATTAATAATGGAAAAAGAATACTATATATCTGTAATCGAATTAATCTTAAAAGGCAAATGAAGATAGATGTAGCTAGAAAACAAAATATAGAAATGAATTATAATGAATTTGATGTATTAGACAGTTTGGAAGAGATAGGTAACATAACAATAACGAGTTATCAAAAAATACAATACTATTTACTTAATGAAAGACATCAATTAAATTACAATGATGTTTATACAAGATATTTGAATTTCGATTATATAGTTCTAGATGAGGCTCATTATATTGTCCAAGATGCAAGCTTTGCAAATGAAACAGTGTTTTTCTACCGAGATTATCTTAAGCAGTGTAATAAGAACTGTATCACTATATTAGTAAGTGCCACAATGGATTATATAAAAGAACCTTTATTAGAGGAAATATACGCAGATTCAGAACGCAAAATATATAACTATACTACAGGAATAGATTATAGCTACATAAATGCATATTATTTTAATAAATACGAAGATATCATTACAACTATTAATAATGATAATAGTGGGAATAAATGGCTAATTTTTATTAATAATCTAAATAAAGCTAAAGAAATAAATGGAAAAATTAAAGGAAGTAAATTTATATGTTCTGAATATAATCAATATGCTAGTCAAATGGATAAAGATGAGTTGGACAATATAATTATTAATAATCGATTTGAATGTAAATGTTTAATTGCGACAAAAGTTATTGATAATGGCATCAACATCAACGATTCATTACTTACTAATATAGTAATTATAGCATTGGACAAAGTTGATTTTATCCAAATGTTAGGACGTAAACGAATCGATATTAAAGAAGCTCAAAATATTAATTTATATATTATGGCTCGATATAAGAAGACATTTAGTACGTTAATATATGATAATTACAATCCAGCAGAGAGTTTAGTTGGTTTATGGAGAGAAAATCGGAATAAATTTGACAGGAGATTTGACACAAAAATTGATGAATTGGGTAAATATAAAAATTTGTTTTATAAAGATAAAGATGGTTGGCAATTAAATGAAATAGGTTATCTAATAATGCTCAAGCATAAAATGTTTTGCGAGTATATGCTTAAGCAATTTGAAGAGATGGGTGAGGATGCTTTCATATGTGAACAACTGAAATGGATAAATTTAAAATATGAAAAAGAAAATTGGATAAAAGAAGTGATAAATATTGAAAAAGTAAATAATTTAGAGGAATATTTAGAAAGTGTTATTGGAAAAAGGTTATATAAGAATGAACAAAAAGAATTGATTGATATAATTGGACTGAAAGATAAACTTGGTCGCATTCAGAAATCTATTAGGCAGTTCAATGCTTATTTTGAAGCTAATCGGATTCCTTATATCATTATTTCCAAAACATCAAGTAGACTTATTAATGAGGGTCAGAAGAAAAGTATAAGATTTTGGGAAGTTATATCAATTGATAATGATCTTGAAATACCACAAAATCTGTAA
- a CDS encoding sigma-70 family RNA polymerase sigma factor — MEKIEKHRLGYYLYKYVREHDYDVLDYIIYSRQAKAQIGNIKRKFTYNQEEIEDICISKLKILIEEYKYPHENWDFEEAEKIFCGYIRKFLWSAVNKVMRIEHNSHEYIIHQKNDDEDIVNFFDCLSDNKDFAEKHAIRELIINILKQLPWNERFVIFYYFIVGETEQEIAEKLKYITKDRPNPKKRVTTVSAVCKIKNRAIDKLRLIVTKELSIGDFGQLFNSQEIVPLYLQEANKRIEELQVKKTTKKNVEAKRIARTEEKQIEDGWDDTEEKLEDYGFHVVGQSVSTQHNDWWTMA; from the coding sequence AAATATGTTCGGGAACATGATTATGATGTACTTGACTATATCATTTATTCAAGGCAAGCAAAGGCGCAGATTGGGAATATAAAACGAAAGTTTACTTATAATCAGGAAGAGATTGAAGATATATGTATTAGTAAATTAAAAATACTTATTGAAGAGTACAAATATCCACATGAAAATTGGGATTTCGAAGAGGCAGAAAAGATTTTTTGTGGGTATATTAGAAAATTTCTTTGGTCTGCGGTTAACAAAGTAATGCGTATAGAACATAACAGTCATGAATATATAATACACCAGAAGAATGATGATGAAGATATAGTTAACTTTTTTGATTGTCTTTCTGATAATAAAGATTTTGCAGAAAAACATGCTATTCGTGAACTTATCATCAATATATTAAAACAATTACCATGGAATGAACGGTTTGTAATTTTCTATTATTTCATAGTTGGTGAAACAGAGCAAGAAATAGCTGAAAAGCTTAAATATATAACTAAAGACAGACCTAATCCAAAAAAGAGAGTCACTACTGTTTCTGCCGTTTGTAAAATTAAGAATAGAGCGATCGATAAATTACGGTTAATTGTAACTAAGGAGTTGAGTATAGGGGATTTTGGACAATTATTCAATTCTCAAGAGATTGTTCCTTTATACCTGCAAGAAGCTAATAAACGTATAGAAGAACTTCAAGTTAAAAAAACCACAAAAAAGAATGTAGAAGCAAAGCGTATTGCAAGAACCGAAGAAAAGCAAATTGAAGATGGATGGGATGATACTGAAGAAAAACTAGAAGATTATGGTTTCCATGTTGTTGGACAATCAGTCTCTACTCAACATAATGATTGGTGGACAATGGCATGA